The Mailhella massiliensis DNA segment CGCGGGCGATGCCGTCGCCCACGTACATGACGGTGCCAGTCTCGCTCATTTCCACGTGCTGGTCGTAGTTGCGGATCTGCTCCTCGATGATCTTTCCGATCTCTTCAGCCTTGATGTGCATGGCCTACTCACCCCTCTTGATGGATTCCCTGAGGTTGTCGAGCTGCGCGCGCAGGCTTGCGTCGTACACCTTGTCCCCCACGCGGAAGACGACGCCCCCGATGATGGACGGATCCACGACGTAGTCAAGCTCAAGCTTGCGCTCTGTCTGCGATTCCAACTTCGTTCTGATGCTGTTTCTGCGCTCTTCATCCAGCTCCACGGCCGTGGTGACGACGCCGCGTGAAATGCCGCGGGCCTCATCCAGCATGGCCGAAAAATCCGCCGCAATGGCGGGGAGCAGCGGCAACCGGCCCTTATCGGCCAGAAGCGCGCAAAAACGCTGTTCCACAGCGCCGCCGCCCGCCACATCCAGCAGGGACAGCGCCACTTTCTTCTTCTCTTCCGTGGAGAGGACGGGGTTGCGGAAGGCTTCCGCCAGCCGGGGAGTCTTTTCCACCGCCTCGCCCAATGCACTCAGAGACGCTCCATAGCGTTCCAATTCCGCCATGCCCGCCTCTTTCCCCAGGGAAAAGAGCGCCGCGGCATAACGACGGGACACGACATTGCCGATCACTGCAGCACCACCTTGGTCAACGATTTGTCGATCAGTTTCTGATGCGTCTTGGCATCCAGCCGGTCGAGAAGGCTCTTTTTCACTTCCGCCACGATGGTTTCCGCCATGCGGGCGCGAATGGCTTCAAGCTCGGCCTTGCCTTCCTGCTCCG contains these protein-coding regions:
- the atpH gene encoding ATP synthase F1 subunit delta, which produces MIGNVVSRRYAAALFSLGKEAGMAELERYGASLSALGEAVEKTPRLAEAFRNPVLSTEEKKKVALSLLDVAGGGAVEQRFCALLADKGRLPLLPAIAADFSAMLDEARGISRGVVTTAVELDEERRNSIRTKLESQTERKLELDYVVDPSIIGGVVFRVGDKVYDASLRAQLDNLRESIKRGE